The following DNA comes from Papaver somniferum cultivar HN1 chromosome 4, ASM357369v1, whole genome shotgun sequence.
TGGCCTGTGCAAAATGACTATAGCCTGGCAAACCAGACCAATCAGCCGAGTCAAAACAATTGTCTCATCCCTGACCGTCACTTTGACCTTGACCCCCACCAAGACTGTTAGCTAACCGTCAAGTTGGACGTTTGACCATTATTTTTGACCGGTCACCGAACTGTTTTCCAGCGATTTTTTCAGCCAATTTTATGCCATTTTTCTGGACCTCCTAGATATTTTTTGGGCCGAATtcctacatgggtttttctcatatATGGGCTGGGTGGACTTTTATCTTATGgaattttgaagacttgacctagtttGGAAACAAGGGGAGTTATAAAAGGAAAATTCTTCTACACATATCACATTTTCTACAACTTGGAACTTTGGAGAGAGAGCCACAATACGCTTCCAGGGTTTGCTTTGGTTGTTTTCATCTTATTTAATTCAAATTTATTGTGATGAAtaactatgagtagctaaattttaTTTTACTAGTTAAGGATGTAGTCTTATTTCTAaaacttgtgtttaatttatgaattagttttctcttttTATTACGTTCAAATTTCTGTAGTGCTTCATAGTtatatgattgatgtattgtaatAGGATTAGATGTTTGTTTTGTTGAGTGGACAATTAACTGAAAACATATCCATATCTATAGTTAATTTAGAGTTTTCCATACGTAGAAGTGATAATCCCTAGacacaagtagcatgatatgattatggaTTGTAGTGATACTTTCTTGTAATGATaagtagagtttgacctttgtacGAATTGtctgcgcaatgtatgacaattgcattaaTTAACCTATTTTTGAAAACTTAATGCTCTTAGGGGATTAAACCTGGTAAGTGAAATGCGTAAGGTTattctttaatgtgtttgttaatgaacttaggaaattaaagGAATATTCTTGCACTCAAGGTATTTCAGGGCTTTTAATGATAAGAGATTAATGAACTAAGCAATGctgttttttgttcttttttgttgtttttgaaggTTTTGCCTTCATTGAGAATCTCCTAGGCGTTCTAAATATGTACTTTTTTCCTTTTCAATAAAATTTTAACCTTTTAAGTCAAAAAAAAGATATAATAAGAGATTAGATTGCAATTCTAATCATTTATTCAAGTACATGTTTAAGGTTGAAGATGAGTTCCTTGACCATATTCTCAACTCTTGATTATCTTTTAatatttacttttgttttgatttagattttttttacttgcataaaaatcagaaattctCCCTTGGTTACTTAAACTGATTATAATTGAAAATATAATAATAACAATAGCCTCCTGTTAAACAAATACCCCctccacacacacacatatactTAATTTATATCTTGTTGAAGTGAGAAAGTGAATATAATTATGTCGCCCTACGACAAACGATCAACTATCACTTGGGTAAAGTGGatcaaaaacccctcccagtggAACACCGACAACTCTGTATCCCGAACACGATCCATGGGCTAACCAATTTACAATGTAAAATCGATTTACATATGTACACCTAATTCGAAGTCTGTTACCTTAATATTCTTGacacaaaatattcaattaacaCGATTCAgccatcaacaaatttattaagTGTAAACAACTTCCTCGGAAAATAAAAACAGTCAAGATATGACATTTGTTCCCTCATACCAAACATCATAGTTTCGGTCTTGTTCTTAATTAACAGACCAaacacgatttttttttcttctgctgtTAGTCATGCTTTCCAGCttatttttgtgttctttttgGGAAAATAACATGGTCAAACTCATTTTTATGACCCACCAGATATTGTTGTTTTATTTCATGATAGATGATAGTCAGTACCTATTAAGCTAGTAATAAGGTTTCATACGAAATATTTCACCCTAATCTCATCTTATCATTATTGGTTAGAAAGCTCTAAAACTTGACAAAAATTTGAGTGGTTTCAATCAAACAAGAATGGACAAAATTTGGTTATTTGTGTGATTTCAATTAAACAAGAATGAACGAAATTTGATCTTCAAGTCAGATTAATTAATGTACATAAATGGTAGCTTAGCGCAAATGGTAAGGAATAGCCAGGGGTAAAACTGAAAATATTAAATATACGAGTAGTGGACACATTCGAAAATTAAGACAACGTCCCTCCTTTTGTCGCCTAATAATTTGCGCTACCCCAATTCTTATAGAGGAAATCTTTTGTCAAAGGGTTACATACGACTCCTCAAAGAACctcaaagaagaacaagaaattgTAGGCCATTTTGAGACTTTGAGTGTATCTCTCGCAAGTACCCGtctcaagagaaaacacaaaacGCAGAAAGAGAGTAAAGACGCATATTTCCAAACATCTAATCAAACGGTTATAATACAAACATAAAGCAGTCATACGGATCCTGGACCCATCCAACGCTCTAGAACAATCATTTCTTTCTTAAAGAGAAAACACAAAaggaaaatacaaaacaaaaaaacacaatCCGAGTACTTCTTATTCAGCCAATAGAAAACCAGTGTATTTGATCTAACGGTTCATTTACAAACAAAAAACATTCATACGGATCACCATTCCATCTAACGGTATAAACACAATTTCAGAAGTTTGACAAAGTCCAAATAAATCTATAaataaccaccaccacccaccaccatcTCTCACAAtcaaagaaagaaaggaaaaaaaatccagaGAGAAGGAAATTTCAATCTCAGAGTGAGAAAATGTCAGGAAGAGGAAAAGGAGGAAAGGGTTTGGGAAAGGGAGGAGCAAAGAGGCACAGGAAGGTGTTGAGAGATAATATCCAGGGAATCACCAAACCAGCTATCAGAAGATTAGCGAGAAGAGGTGGAGTGAAACGTATCAGTGGATTGATTTATGAAGAAACTCGTGGTGTTCTTAAGATCTTTCTTGAGAATGTGATTCGTGATGCTGTTACTTATACTGAACATGCTAGGAGAAAGACTGTTACTGCTATGGATGTTGTTTATGCTCTGAAACGACAGGGGAGAACTCTTTATGGATTTGGAGGTTAGGGTGTTTGGTTTCAGTTTGGGGGTTTTATGTAAAGATagtattagggttttggtaatttCTCAGTTTAATTAGTTTACAATGAAGTAATTCGAAGCTGTTATGAGCTTTGATTTGATTTGTAATGCTTTTCAAATGAATGGGAAATTTCAGTTTCTTGGttattttttgatgaaattgattaGATCTGATACTTCTGAAAATTGAGCTTATTATTGCTGTTCTTTGagattccctaatttcatatatGCACTACAAATCTTCTCCCCAAACTAAGATATTAGACTAGAGGCATATTCTAGAAATTGCAGAACTTACTgtcaaaaatttcaaaaattgGTTTTAAGGATCACCCAAATGTGTATTCAAACAGTAATTTGGAAGTAACAGGAAATTGAAGGTTGTTTGTGGAGTCAATTTAGTTTTATTGAGCTCTGTGCATTGGAATTATTGATTTGTAATGCTTGGGAAATTTCAGTTTCTTGGTTAttttttggtgaaattgatttgatCTGCTAGTTTTTTACCTTCAATTTGAGCTTAGTGTTCCTGTTCTTTGTGATGCCCTAATTTCATATTATGATGGAAGTGGAGGTGTCTGAATAGGTAAGCTCTTTAAGAACCGACGGTACTCATCTTACTGAACATCACATCTTAGATCATCATCCCTGAAACCTGTAAAACCCAGAGGTGAGAAAATCACTACATTGAGTAAATTATGAATGCCAAACTTCCAATTGACAACCGTTGCAACCGTTGTGAACCGGAATTGTTTGAAGCTAGCTGCCTAGGTGTAGCTCAGGTCATTTTGTGCAGTCACCACTGACTTAACCTGAAACCTCATCTGTGTTAGGCTGTGAAACCTGGAATTGGAATCAGCTAGAGATAGCGAGCACAAAACCTCACCTGTTATAAAGATGTAGCTGGTTTTGTGTGTTCTTTTGTATATCTGCTAAACAGGAAAGTAAACAACAGCTAACGAATAGGCAAATATGACTACTTGATCAGCTAAGAGCAAAGTTGCTTGCTGCATTTTGGTACTTCTTTAAAGCAGATGATCTGCAGGGTGAGCTTACAAAATTATGCTAGAGATGTATTCCAATATCCGGGTATGTATAAAATCTGACTATATGCTTGGTTGACTGTGTGAAGAGACAATTTAAAAAGTTCATTATACTCCAAGCATAGCTGGTCACCGGGATCTATAAAAACAGGTTGGGCACATTGCCAGGGAAGCTACTCTTATTTGTTATCACTACAAATGAGTGATTACTTTTCAGGACTCCTCATCCCAAAATTCTTCTAAAGACTTGAAGGGACCATTCTCTGATACAGCAAATGCAGCGGTTGCAACTCTGCTCTGTGGAAGCTCATCTATCTTTTTCAAGTCTTCGGCGGTTAGCTCCCAATCAAATATTTTCAGGTTCTCCCTCATCCTCTCTTCATTGAAACTTTTCACCACGAGACTCACACCTTGCTCATAAACCCATCTTAGACTAATCTGTACACAGAATATAAATTATAAACTTGAAGAGTTGATTGTGTGTCTCAAATACTATATAGCATGAGATGTATGCGGAGAGTATTACTAACCTGAGCAATAGATTTTCCTCTGGCCAGGGCAATCTGGTTCAGCACCTCAGATCCCATAACCGCATTGGATCCCCTTCCGGTTCCTTTAGCTCCCAAAGTAGAGTATGCAGTAACCAAGATGTTGTTGGCCTGACAATATTCTCTCAGTTTCTTTTGTTGCCATGTGGGGTTCATCTCTACCTTAATCATGGAAGTTGATATCAAAATCGTATGAGAGTGAACTCATTTTTATCAAAACTCTTTAAGTAACTAACTAAATTAAGAATGGCACTGACTTGATTTACGGCAGGAGGAATGCTGGCTGTGCTCATTAGCTCTTGAATCTTTTTGGAGGAGAAGTTGCTGACACCTATTGACTTAGTGAGGCCAAGCTTCTGACACTCTTCCATAGCTGCCCATACAGACTTGTAGTCCATTGGAAGGAAGTTGTCCTTATTCCCCAAATCTTTCACAGCCGTCCCTGGCTTCAAGCTTACTGGATAGTGTATCAGATACAAATCCAGATACTGCAATTTCAGATTCCTATATTATACAAAACAACACCCATCATTCATTTATATCAACAAACCAGTATATACACAAGGCATAATGTTTTTTCCCGGATGGCTATTGcagtttctctctcttttttttttttttttttttttaaattttagatTATCCTTGAACAAGAATTACCTTAGAGAATTCTGAAGAGCCAGGAAGATGCGATCAGGGTGAGCATCAGAACACCAGAGCTTGGAAGTGATAAAGAGTTCATCTCgagatttgatgaaaccaacttgAAGTGCTTCAGCTATAGCTTCACCAACAGACTCTTCAGTTTGGTATATGAAAGCTGTATCAAAGTGTCTGTAACCCGCCTCTATCGCCTTCAAAATCGCCAGCTTCTCTTTCAGACCCTTTAGTTAGGTTTTCAGCTGTTCCCAGTCCCAAAACCGGCATCCCCTTGCTGGAGCTCAAAGTGATTACAGGCACACCACTATTCTCCATGGTATCAGAGATCCCTATGAAACCAACATAAGATCAGATGCTGTGTTTAGCAGGTATTATTATAACAAAACTAAAATGGCATGCTTTAGTTGACTAAACAGGTTTCACATGGGCATCTCCACTCACTTATACGAGACAAAAGCTAATTTATAATTAATAAATTTAACATTATCTTTTCTGttgaaaatgaaaacaagaacCGCAATAATGAGAAAGAATCCAAAGTGGAGCAAAAGGATTTGGACCATTTGGTCTGTGGAACAAAATAGAGACATAAAGATAATGGGAGAACATTTTGTGGTAGTCGTATGAGATTACAACTCTTCGTCACTATCAGATCATAAATTTAATGAAGGCAAGATTTTACCAGttgtaagaaaaaagaaaatcgaGAAACTACAATCCAGTTAGAGACTCCTAATTTCAGAGAACATCATTCATAGCAGTGTGCTAAGCTATCTGAGATGTAAAGCAGATTGATCCTTCTATACTGCTAAGCTATCGGCCATGTCACTCTTTCACCACCTTCTAAAGGTTGGACACAGATTCTCAAACTTGATTGTCAAACTTGAAGAAGCTCTGGGAAGTGTTCTCAATTTCTCACAGTATCTGTTCATTTGTCTCTTTTTATCAGGCGAGACATCTTCAAGATAAGAATCCATATCCAGTTCTTCCAAAACCACAGCGTTTTTTAACAGAAATTCCAGAAACTCAAGCTCGTTATCTTGTCCTTCAATTCCAACAATGGAAACATGCTTGAGGTGGAGCAACATGCATGGCAGTGGCAATCCTGCTTTCCAATCATCTCCTACTTTCACTGATAAACTTAAACGGTGGCTACCTCCAACAATTCTGTCATCATCTTTGTCTGGTATACCGAATTGAGGTGGAAGGGGATAATCTGTGAAGGAATTCTGAACAAGAatgaaaacaataaataaatgcTCTAAAGACAATAACAACATAGATTGCGTACCAAGTTTATGGTGCTTACCTTACAAAGACGAAGAGATTCTATATTTGGAGAGATTGTTAGTAAGTACACTATTGTGCGCAAACAGCCTCTTGTCAACCAGAAATTTAGATCCAAACACCATAAATTGCAAAACTGAGGAAGTTGAGTCCCCAAGTCAAGAGCTCCAGAGGCAACCTTGATAAGCAATAAGTGTCATTTTGTTAATGTGGCATCAAACTGACCAAATCAAAAGATAGGAAACCAAATATTACTGGTAGAATTTACGATCTTTATACTTGTAGCTTGTTCACACATGGAtctcaaattaccaaaaacacagCTTCAACTGATTCCAACGAACTAACTTTTTTCACAAGAACAGTTTATATTATCGCTTCTAGCCAAGTTGGTGTCAAGCAACACACGGCGACGGATTTTAGAACTATGCCTCTTAGAAGTTCGTTAAGGATCAGCAAAGCAATTTGGGTATATCACAGATAAGAGAACTTAAGTGTGCTAGGCTGCTAGCTGAAAT
Coding sequences within:
- the LOC113275063 gene encoding histone H4; this translates as MSGRGKGGKGLGKGGAKRHRKVLRDNIQGITKPAIRRLARRGGVKRISGLIYEETRGVLKIFLENVIRDAVTYTEHARRKTVTAMDVVYALKRQGRTLYGFGG